The following are from one region of the Bacteroidota bacterium genome:
- a CDS encoding discoidin domain-containing protein, whose amino-acid sequence MGQQSVHHDAMGQLLVAVEDTISPAIPIRPMSVEDAQTHFLLPPGYQIEPVLTEPVIKEPAAIAFDGDGRMFVLELRTYMQDIDATDELKPLSRISMHEDLDDDGVYETHHIFVDSLIFPRFVMPFGKNSILSMESNEDEVYLFTDVDGDGQADKKELFTTNYGKSGNVEHQQSFLYWGMDNWLYSTYNNFRIRWTPNGIQKESTGSNRAQWGVTQDNEGKMWFQGGASGLPSYFQFPIVYGNFDIDEPYADGFKVPYGIAGVGDYQPGPILSREDGTLNQVTGSAGNDIVRGHRMPADLAGHYLYGEPVGRIVRRIEPVNTEGLTQLHNYYQADSSEFIRSTDPLFRPVDIASAPDGSVYIVDMYRGIIQQGNWVQNRTFLRAKVKQYELDKAFGHGRIWRITHKGTPRDATRPQMHSETPAQWVNHLAHPNGTWRDAAQRLLVLEQDKSVVPALEAMVRNSETPYAQYHALWTLEGLSALDADLVHTLLLDASPNMQIQALRVSESLYKKGDRSFDAMYERLAADENADVAIQAMLTMKVLDPSNKTEAIEQAMAANPAAGVQFVGDKILNPPNYGRRGGPQLSAVEQQRLEDGADIFNDLCVQCHGNNGTGMDVGNGQFMAPPLANSDHVYGHEDYVIKTLLHGISGPIDGISYPGGIMLGMPEQTDEWIASVASFIRTNLSNEAEMVTPESVARVRAATADKTTPYTYETLQASVPAPLRFDRDVWKVSASHTADSRVGGSASPIGALSFEGWSTGAPQVPGMWFQVEMPAPVSLAQIEFVSPSKWRGGGSDAPPPLETYPRAYSVQTSLDGETWSQPVAEGTGEHSDITIAFAPTKARFVRITQHATEDEAPWSMQELKLFGVEVAGPLQNE is encoded by the coding sequence ATGGGCCAGCAATCGGTCCACCATGATGCCATGGGGCAATTGCTCGTAGCCGTGGAAGATACCATATCGCCGGCGATCCCCATTCGGCCGATGTCTGTTGAAGATGCGCAAACACATTTCTTATTGCCACCGGGCTACCAGATAGAGCCGGTGTTGACCGAGCCGGTCATCAAGGAGCCGGCGGCGATTGCGTTTGATGGTGATGGGCGCATGTTTGTGCTTGAGTTGCGGACCTACATGCAGGACATCGACGCAACCGATGAGCTGAAGCCGCTCAGCCGCATCTCGATGCACGAAGACCTGGATGATGACGGCGTCTATGAAACGCACCACATCTTTGTAGATAGCCTGATTTTTCCGCGCTTTGTGATGCCTTTTGGGAAAAACAGCATCCTGTCCATGGAATCGAATGAAGACGAGGTATACCTGTTTACCGATGTGGATGGCGATGGCCAGGCTGACAAAAAGGAGCTCTTCACCACCAATTACGGCAAGTCGGGCAACGTCGAACATCAGCAATCTTTCCTTTACTGGGGGATGGACAACTGGCTGTACAGTACTTATAACAATTTCAGAATACGGTGGACACCAAACGGCATTCAGAAAGAGTCAACCGGATCGAATCGCGCGCAATGGGGCGTTACACAGGACAACGAAGGGAAAATGTGGTTTCAGGGCGGGGCCAGCGGGTTGCCCTCTTATTTCCAGTTTCCGATTGTCTACGGCAATTTTGATATTGATGAACCATACGCTGATGGATTTAAGGTGCCTTATGGGATCGCCGGCGTAGGTGATTATCAGCCTGGTCCGATTTTATCTCGGGAAGACGGTACGCTAAACCAGGTAACCGGGTCAGCCGGCAACGATATTGTGCGCGGTCATCGTATGCCGGCGGATCTTGCCGGGCATTACCTCTACGGTGAACCTGTGGGCCGCATTGTTCGGCGTATTGAGCCTGTCAACACCGAAGGTCTCACGCAACTTCATAACTATTACCAGGCTGATTCCTCTGAATTTATTCGATCTACGGATCCATTGTTTAGACCGGTGGACATTGCCTCTGCCCCTGATGGTTCCGTGTATATTGTTGATATGTACCGCGGTATCATTCAGCAGGGCAATTGGGTGCAAAATCGCACGTTCTTGCGCGCGAAGGTCAAACAATACGAACTCGATAAAGCGTTTGGTCATGGCCGGATCTGGCGGATCACGCACAAAGGTACGCCGCGCGATGCAACGCGTCCGCAGATGCACAGCGAAACGCCGGCGCAGTGGGTAAACCACCTCGCGCACCCAAACGGAACGTGGCGGGATGCTGCCCAGCGTCTGCTTGTGTTAGAACAGGATAAGTCGGTGGTGCCAGCACTTGAAGCCATGGTGCGCAATAGCGAAACCCCCTATGCGCAGTATCACGCGTTGTGGACCCTCGAAGGACTCAGCGCCCTGGACGCAGATCTTGTCCATACGTTATTGCTCGATGCATCGCCCAATATGCAGATCCAGGCTTTGCGTGTAAGTGAGTCGCTCTACAAAAAAGGAGATCGCAGTTTTGATGCGATGTACGAGCGCCTTGCCGCCGATGAAAACGCTGACGTAGCAATCCAGGCCATGTTAACCATGAAGGTGCTGGATCCATCAAACAAAACAGAAGCTATTGAACAGGCGATGGCAGCAAACCCGGCTGCCGGCGTGCAGTTTGTGGGCGACAAAATCCTCAATCCACCAAATTATGGCAGAAGAGGTGGTCCACAACTTTCTGCCGTAGAACAGCAGCGACTGGAAGATGGTGCTGATATTTTTAATGACCTCTGTGTGCAATGCCACGGCAACAACGGTACGGGTATGGATGTGGGCAATGGCCAGTTTATGGCCCCACCGCTAGCAAACTCTGACCATGTGTACGGGCATGAGGATTATGTGATTAAAACCCTGCTACACGGCATCAGTGGCCCAATTGACGGTATATCATATCCGGGCGGCATTATGCTTGGGATGCCTGAGCAAACGGATGAATGGATCGCGTCCGTTGCCTCCTTTATCCGGACTAACCTGTCCAATGAAGCAGAAATGGTGACCCCTGAGTCCGTAGCACGCGTACGTGCAGCAACGGCGGATAAAACGACACCTTATACCTATGAAACCCTGCAGGCATCGGTGCCGGCTCCGCTTCGTTTTGATCGTGACGTGTGGAAAGTGAGTGCTAGTCATACAGCAGATAGCCGCGTAGGTGGATCGGCTTCTCCTATTGGCGCGTTGTCGTTTGAGGGATGGTCGACTGGCGCACCGCAGGTTCCGGGTATGTGGTTTCAAGTTGAAATGCCAGCACCCGTGTCGCTGGCTCAGATCGAATTTGTGTCGCCCTCAAAGTGGCGGGGTGGCGGTTCAGATGCACCACCACCGTTGGAAACGTATCCGCGAGCATACAGCGTGCAGACCTCACTCGACGGTGAAACGTGGAGTCAACCTGTAGCAGAGGGCACTGGTGAGCATTCGGACATCACCATCGCTTTTGCGCCGACGAAGGCTCGTTTTGTGCGTATCACCCAACACGCAACGGAAGATGAAGCTCCGTGGTCCATGCAGGAGTTAAAGCTGTTTGGCGTGGAAGTAGCCGGTCCATTGCAAAATGAGTGA